The Planifilum fimeticola nucleotide sequence AACAGGTGCTCCCAGGCCAAGTCGGGCAGAAAAGAACGGATGGGTTGACCGCAAAGTTCACGTTCCGTTTTCCCGAGCAACCTCAGAGCATGCCGGTTCAACCTTTCCACGCGCCCTTGGGGATCGACGGCCAGGATCGCATTGCTGGCATTTTGGATGATCGCGTTGATCCGCTCCAGCTTTTCCCGATCCTTTCTCGCCAACTGGATGATGCCGGCCGCCCGTTCAAAGGCCTTGGCGATGGACTTTTTCGAATACAAAAAGATGGCTTGAGCCCCCAGCCGCCGCGCTTCATTACAAACCGCACTGGTACCGACGAAGGTTCGGATTCCCTTCTCAAGCCATCCTTTGATTTTTTGCACCGCCTCCCTCTCATCACGATAGGTATCGTGATGTATTCGAAAGGGAAACAGGTGGTCGAACGAGGTATATTCCTCAAAAATGCGTCCATATCGCATCATGACGATCTCCTTCGTCTCCGGCTTGACTTGTCTGAATGCGTGAAGGAGATCATCCCCGGACACATCCAAAAGAATCGCCGCCGTCCTCTTCAACCCGGACACGAATCGGGCATGCCCCCTCACCGTGATGATCACCTGCACCGATTCATCCCGGTCCAACTGTTCCACCACCGTGACGGGATCGCCAATTTTCAATTCCTTGATTCCGATTGAAAAGGGATATTCCCGCTCCCGGATCACCGATCGCACGACGTCGGTCAAATACGGATAACTCAAAAAATATACGGGATGAGCCATTATCCAACTCCTCTCCGTATACAAAAGAATCCATATTCCTATTATTCAATTTTGTGCGTTTCCTCCGCAAGCGGAAAAATCCTCCCGCTTCCTGCAAAGGGAAGGGATGCCAATAGCGCCGCTATGCACATTCCCATTAAAAAAAGCAACATCCATCCCGTCTGTCCGAAAGCAAGAAAACATCCCGTCAGCACGGGCCCGAAGAAAGAGCCCAGGTCCCTGAAAAAGCGCCAATACCCCAAGATTCTCCCCCTCTGGTGTGCGCTTCCGATCATGCTGGCCCGCATTTCCGCACTGGTGACGGCCAAACCGCTCCCGCAACCCGCCAGTGCGGAGAATACGAAAAACATCCCAACGCCTGGGAACAACAGGATGACGCACGCTCCGACGGTCAACAAAAAAATGCCGGTCAAGGTGACCCTCCAACTGCCAATGCGATCTGCCAGCCACCCGCCCAGAGGCTGGAAGACGACATATGTGACGGTAAACAGGGAGATGATCGAGCCGATGGCAACGATGTCCGAGACGTGCCAAAGGATGTAGAGCGGAATAAAAAAAGTGACGATGCCGTCCTCCACGCATTTGATCAGCATGCCGTCGTAGGCGAGCACCCATTTTTCGACGGCATTTCCCGTCCCCGGGTCCGAACCGCGCCCCGCGGAAAGCCTTCCACCGGGATCCGACCGTCTGGATGTCTCCACCGGCGGGAGGTCATGGAGAAACCGCGCGGCAAAAACCAAGCCGATTCCCCCGATGACGGCCATCAGCACCATCAATCCTCTCATTCCGATTTGAAGCAGGATCATAGGGGCAAAAAAGCCGGATAGAGCGATGCCCAACCATGTAAACATCTTTTGCAGTCCGAAGGCCGTTCCCCTCTTCTGCGGCAAAGTGATGTCTGCCAAATAAGCCAACATCGCCGTCGTTGCCCAGCTGACACCGATCGCCAGAAGCACGCGCCAAATTCCCATAGCCACGCTGGAACGGCTGAACCCGATCAGAAGAATGCTGACCACCGCGAACAGGGCGATTGAGAAAAGCATGTTCCCTCTTTTGGAAAACCGGTCGGTCAAATGGCCGCCGACGATGTTCATCGCCGCCCGGGGCAGGCCAAACAGGGAAAGCAATACCCCCATCCACAGCACGTCCGTTCCGGACGTCTCCATCTGCACCGACATGACCGCCCGCTGCGCCCCGTATCCCCAAACCGTCAAAAAGGAAACCAGCATCAGCACTCGGAAATTTCGCGCATAAGGGAACTCCCGATTTTCATCGGTTGACAAAAGGGATCACCTTCTCATGGAGAAAAGTATGAAGAGAACCGGCCGACTGCCTCGACCGGTTTGATTCATGGGAGACGACATGCGTGCTTCCCCCGGATGAAATCCCCTCTGGAACACTATCCCTCCAGCCGTTTGCCGGCAGGTGCGGCATCGATGGAGAGGATCTCCCGGGAGCGCTGCTGCTCCTGAACGCTGGAAGAAAACAGATAACTGCCTCCGATGCAGATGAGCAGATTGACCATCAGACCCCACAATCCGCTGTGAATGCCGAGCGGATTCTCCACATGGGCCAAGGTCATGTATCCGGCGATGCCCGCTCCGACCAACATGCCCAAAAGGACCGCATGCTTGTGCAGCCGGTGCCAGTAAAGGCCCAGAATAAACGCCGGGGCCACCTGAATCAGCACTTCGAACTTCAATATGAAAATCTCATAGAGGGTCGCGGGAGGATACCAGGCGATCATCAGCAGGATGAACACCATCACCACGCCAACCACTTTTCCCACCATGATCTTGGTCTTCTCGGAGGCGGCAGGGTTGATCAGGCGTTCATAGATATCCCGGGACACCATGGACGAAAAACTTAACAGGACGGAATCGGCGGTCGACAGAATCGCCGCGACCACTCCGCCGAACAGCAATATCATGGCCCAGTAAAAAAACAGATTCTCATTGGCGATGGCACTGGCGATCATCCCCACCAGCTGTTCCGATTCCTGCACCGAAAGCCCCGGAAAGGCCTTAACCCCGATCAAACCGACCAGCATCACCAACCCCGTGGTGATAAACGGCATCCAAGCCATGTTCCTGAGCGATTTTTTCAATGTCTTTTCGCTCTTGGCACTGAAAATGCGCTGCACCGCATGGGGATAGACCGCCGCACCGATTCCGACGAGAATCAACATGCTGATCCAGGACAGGTTGCGTTCACCCGTCGGCACGCCCAGTTTTTCCGGCGCATAAGTCGCCATATAATCGGATGCTTCGGGCAGTCCGCCGAAATACACCATCGTTCCCACCAGCATCAAAACGATTCCCACAAAAAGGGCAATTCCCTGCATCGCATCCGTATAGGCGACGGAGCGCATCCCTCCCAGCCATCCGTATATCAACATGACGATGATGAAGAAAAGAACGGCCGCCTGATAGGGAATCGTTCCTCCGGTCAATCCGGCGACCCCGTGCCCGATCGCAACCAGCTGTTCCAGCAGGTAATTGCCCAAACCGTAAAGCATCAATAAGGTGCCCACCAGGGTGACCGCCTTGGATTGAAAACGCGCTTCCAACCAATCGGAGGGCGTGATGAAACGGTGCCGCTTTGAGAGCACATACAGCCTCGGGGCAAACAGCAGATACCCCGCGATGACCAAAATCATAAACGGAATCGATTGCACCCATTCAAATCCCAGCCGATACGCGTTGGGAGCATATCCGACGATCGTGTTGCCGCTGTACTGGGTGGCGTACAGGGTGAAAAAGAGGACCATGACCCCCAACTGGCGTCCTCCCAGAAAATACTCATCCATGCTTTGATGCAAACCCTTGTTTCTCAGGTAGACATAAACCCCGATTCCCAGCATGATCAGCCCGTACACCACCATGATGAAAACCCCTGACCAACCTGCAAAGGCCAGCTCCATCTACAACCTCTCCTCCTTTTCCCCATCACCTTCCATATCCCACTCGTATTTCAACACATACGTAAGAAACAGCGATATCGCCGCCGAACCCAGCAGAACGATGATCACCCAGTAGGGAAAGCCGAGAATGACGGGTTCAAAGGACCCGACCGGCAAATACCAGGGAACGCTCAGAAAAAAGAGAATCCCGAAAACCAACCACAGTTTCCCGTTGCGAATCGGTTCTTTCATACAGCCTCCCTCCGATCTTTTCATGCGGGACAACGTCCCCTGAAAGCTATGCAGGATGGAGATCCGTAGCCTTTCCCGCCTTGATGACCTGACCCGGAAGTTCCCTGTCCAAAATCTCCTGCAACTCCCTGGCCGCCCGAATGAGAGCATCCAGATCCACCGGGACCTCGTATCCCATGCTCTGGAGCATGTGTACCAGATCTTCCGTG carries:
- a CDS encoding MFS transporter → MSTDENREFPYARNFRVLMLVSFLTVWGYGAQRAVMSVQMETSGTDVLWMGVLLSLFGLPRAAMNIVGGHLTDRFSKRGNMLFSIALFAVVSILLIGFSRSSVAMGIWRVLLAIGVSWATTAMLAYLADITLPQKRGTAFGLQKMFTWLGIALSGFFAPMILLQIGMRGLMVLMAVIGGIGLVFAARFLHDLPPVETSRRSDPGGRLSAGRGSDPGTGNAVEKWVLAYDGMLIKCVEDGIVTFFIPLYILWHVSDIVAIGSIISLFTVTYVVFQPLGGWLADRIGSWRVTLTGIFLLTVGACVILLFPGVGMFFVFSALAGCGSGLAVTSAEMRASMIGSAHQRGRILGYWRFFRDLGSFFGPVLTGCFLAFGQTGWMLLFLMGMCIAALLASLPFAGSGRIFPLAEETHKIE
- a CDS encoding sodium:solute symporter family protein, translating into MELAFAGWSGVFIMVVYGLIMLGIGVYVYLRNKGLHQSMDEYFLGGRQLGVMVLFFTLYATQYSGNTIVGYAPNAYRLGFEWVQSIPFMILVIAGYLLFAPRLYVLSKRHRFITPSDWLEARFQSKAVTLVGTLLMLYGLGNYLLEQLVAIGHGVAGLTGGTIPYQAAVLFFIIVMLIYGWLGGMRSVAYTDAMQGIALFVGIVLMLVGTMVYFGGLPEASDYMATYAPEKLGVPTGERNLSWISMLILVGIGAAVYPHAVQRIFSAKSEKTLKKSLRNMAWMPFITTGLVMLVGLIGVKAFPGLSVQESEQLVGMIASAIANENLFFYWAMILLFGGVVAAILSTADSVLLSFSSMVSRDIYERLINPAASEKTKIMVGKVVGVVMVFILLMIAWYPPATLYEIFILKFEVLIQVAPAFILGLYWHRLHKHAVLLGMLVGAGIAGYMTLAHVENPLGIHSGLWGLMVNLLICIGGSYLFSSSVQEQQRSREILSIDAAPAGKRLEG